The sequence TCGGCCTGGTCAAGCAGCCGCCGCCAGGTCGGCTGACCGTGCAGGCCGACGGCGAGCTGGCCGCGGCGGATGAGTCCGGGCCGCCGGAATGGACCCTCGACGCACTGGCCGCCGAAGCCGGACGGATGGGCATCGAGATCGGCCGCAGCCAGGTCCGCCGGATCCTGACACGGATCATCGAGCTCTACACCTGCCCGCCCGAAGGCGCGACGGTCGTCTGCGCCGACGAGCTCGGACCGGTGATCCCCCGTACCTTCCCGCCGACGCCGGGCTGGTCGCCGGACGGTCACCGCATCAAGTCCGAGGTCGACTACGGCCGCGGGCCGGAGAAGACCTGGGTCTACGGCGCCCTCCGGGTACGCGACGGACACGAAGTCACCATGACCGCCTCCTCCCGAAACAGCGCCTTCTACCAGCAGTTTTTTCAAAGGGTCGAGGCAGCCAATCCGGCTGGAGACATCTACGTGGTCACCGACAACCTGTCCTCGCACAACAGCCTGTCCACCCGCACCTGGCTGGAAGACCATCCCAGAATCCGGCACGTCTTCATCCCTGTCGGCGCCTGCTGGCTCAACCTCCAGGAAGGCTGGTGGCGCATCTTCCGCAAGGCTGCCCTCGCGGGCCAGTCCTTCGCCGGACCACCCGAGATCGACCAAGCCACCCGCCTGGCAACAGCCCAGCTCAATACCCGATCCCGGCCCTGGGTATGGGGAAGACCCGCACCTTCAACCCGCGTCCTACGCCGCCGATACGTGTACTCCGTTTGAGGAATCCAGCACTAGCTGTATTGACCCGCAGGGTTGCTGACGCGGCTGATGGGTGGTTGGCCGTCGAGTGCGGTGTGGCACCGGTGGTAGTTGTAGGTGTGGAGGAAGTCCGCCAGGGCTTCGGTGCGTTCGGCGTTGCTGGAGTATGGGCGCACGTACTCCCATTCGTCGAGCAGGGTGCGATTTAGGCGCTCCACCTTGCCGTTCGTCTGCGGGCGATAGGGGCGCGTGTGCTTATGGACGATGCCGGCGGCGCTGAGAGTCTGGCCGAACTGGCGGGATCTGTAGCAGGAGCCGTTGTCGGTGAGGACGCGCTCGACGGTGATGCCGTGCTCGGCGAAGAAGGTATTCGCGCGTTGCCAGAAGGAGGCCGCGGTCTCTTTGCGTTCGTCGGTCAGAACCTCGCTGTACGCGAGCCGGGAGTGATCGTCGACGGCTGTGTGGACGAAGCTGTAGCCGATCACGGGACTGCCGCCCCTACGCGCGTCGGTTGTGGCCTGCCGATTGCCGGCGGCCTGCTGGCGGGGCATGATCCGATGTCCGCCGCCGTCGGGAATGTTGCCGAGCTTCTTGATGTCGACGTGGACCAGTTCGCTGGGACGTGATTGTTCGTGGCGTCGGATGATCTGACCGGTGGGCCGGTCCATCCAGTGCAGCCGGTTCAGGCCGTGGCGGGTCAGGACGCGGTGGACCGTCGAGCTGGGTATGCCCAGGATCGGGCCGATCCGTGCAGGGCCGAGCTTGCGGTCGCGCCGTAGCTCGCAGATGCGATTCTCGACATCGGCAGGGGTTCGGTGCGGAGTCGTCAGGGGTCGACTGGAACGGTCATACAACCCAGGATCGCCTTCGGCTCGCCAGCGCCGGACCCATTTGTGGGCTGTGGTGCGGGAGATGCCCATTTCTTCGGCGACGTGGGTGATGGGCCTGCCAGCGCGGACCCGGTCGACGAGGAGTCGTCTGCCGTGGATGGTCAGCCGGGCATGGGGGGTGGGGCACGGGAAACCTCTGGGATGGTGCGGAATCTGATGCGTCGCCTGGGTTTGTGCCCGAGGCCGCCGATCTGGTGATCGACGTCCTCGGGCGACACAGGACGAGCCTTTGTGGGCGGCGAGTCAGGCCGGGGCCGTCTGCGCGCCCCGCTGGATCTATTCGGCCCAGGCACGCTCCAGCTGGGTGCGGAAGGTGGCGGGCTCTCGCCCGATCAGCTCGGCCAGCGTCGAGTCGACAGCGGTGAACTCGCCATTCCGCGCCGCGGCGAAGATGCTCAGCATCAGGTCGGCGATCGGGGCCGGGGCGCCGTGTGCCAGGACCTGCTCGCGGAAGGCGTCGTCGGGGACGACGGTGCGGGTGAAGGGCCGTCCGGTGGTCTGGGACGCGATCTCGGCGACGGTGTCGAAGTCGAGCGCCGCCGGGCCGGTGAGCGGCGGGGTGGGCCCCTCGAAGCGGGCCTCCTCGGCGAGGATCACCGCGGTGGCCTCGGCGAGGTCGTCGTGGCCGGTCCAGGCGACGGGGCCGTCGGCGGGGAGGGTGATGTCGCGGGTGTGGCGGGCGGACTCCAGGAACTGCAGGGCGCTGGAGGCGTAGAAGCCGTTGCGCAGCGCGGTCCAGGGCAGGCCGGTGGCGCGCAGCAGGTCCTCGGTCTGGGCGTGGTCGCGGCATGCCTGGAAGCGGGCGTCGTGGGCGGCGCCCATCTGGCTGGTGTAGAGGATGCGGCCGACGCCGGCCTGCACGGCGGCGTCGATGGCGGCGCGGTGGCCGCTGACACACTCCTGGCCCGTGCGGTCGAGGGAGACGAGGAGCAGTTGCTCGGCGCCCTCGAAGGAGTGCGCGAGCGAGGCGGGGTCGTCGAAGCTGCCCTCCCGGACGCGGACGCCGCGGCCGCCGAGGTCCTGGGCCTTGCGGGGGTCGCGGACGCTGACGCCGACGCGGTCGGCGGGGACGCGTTCCAGGAGGCGCTCGACGGTGCGGCGGCCGAGCTTTCCGGTGGCTCCGGTAACGATGATCATTGGGTTCTCCCGACACTGTTTCCGGTGGAATCATTACAACGGTAACACTGGAAATTCCGATGGAAACAGATCCTCGGTACCATCGGTTCATGGCTACGCGCGACTCAACCGACAGCCCTCGGCGCCGCATCGTCGAGGCCGCCGTCGAGCTGCTGGAGAACGGCGGCCCTGACGCGGTGAGCACCCGCGCGGTCGCCGCCGCGGCCGGAATGCAGCCGCCAGCGATCTACCGCCTCTTCGGCGACAAGGAGGGGCTCCTCGAGGCCGTCGCCGAGCACGGCTACGCGCAGTTCCTGGAGAGAAAGCGCGCGCAGCTCGACCCCGCCCCGCAGGACCCGGTGGAGGAGCTGCGCCGCGGCTGGGACATGGTGGTCGAGTTCGGGGTCTCCCGCCCCGAGTTGTTCGCGGTGATGAACCGGGCCACCGGCCGGGGATCGGACGCAGCACACCGCGCGGGCTTGGAGATCCTCCATGGGCGGGTGCGTCGGCTGGCAGCCGGGGGGTGGCTGCGGGTCGACGAGGAGCTGGCCGCCCAGATCATCCAGGCAACAGGCCAGGGCGCGGTCACCACCTGGCACTCCACCCCCGCGGACCGCCGCAATCCGGCGCTGTTGACCGTCCTGCGCGAGTCCATGGTCGCGGCCGTCACTCGCGCCGAGCCGGCGGTCCCCGCCGCGGAATCCGGTACCACCGCAGCGGCCCGCGCGCTGCGCGCCGCCCTCCCCGACGACGCCGATGTCCTGAGCGACGCCGAGCAGCGCCTGCTGCGTGAGTGGCTCACGCGCCTGGCGGCGGACGGTGGCGCGCCGCATGCCTGATCGTGCGTCAGGCGACCTCGTGCAGGTTGAACCTCCCGAGGAGAGATCGTGCGATGAGGTGGCGTCCACGAGATGAGGCAGTGGGCAACCACACGGCTCCGGCTGGCTCCCCCTTGCCCATAACGCGCCGCCAACCTTGAGTCGCGTGGCGGCCGGTGACGAGCCCTGGCCACATGCTGATGCGCGCGGCAGGACGTCGAGTCGATGTTCACCGCCCATTCGCGCCGGCGCTGCGCGCTCTCCGCTTCTACCGCCTTGGCCAGTGCCCCGTCGGGATCGGCGGCATCCGCCTCGATCTGTAACGCGCCCAGGATCTGCCGCCAGGTGCCGTCCGCTGACCAGCGGCGGTGCCGCTCGTAGACGGTCTGCCAAGGGCCGTACCACTCGGGCAGGTCCGGCCAGGGCACACCGATACGCGCCCGGTACAACACGCCGTTGATTACCGTGCGGTGATCTGCTCACTGCCCACCAGGCTTGCCGTTGGCAGGCAGTAGCGGCTCGATCTTCGTCCACTGAGCGTGCGCGCCCTCGATGGTGAAGCCGCCGAACAGCGGCCGGGCAGTGCGGTCACGGGCTGCCCGACCGCAGATACGCCCTCCTCTTGGCTGCCAGCCCACCAGCGCCCAGCCCCAAACGGCCTGCATCGGAGCCCGGCCCCGGATCTTCGGCCGGCGCACGGTCCAGATGGCCAGGACCCACGCGACGATGGGGACCGGCCCCATCCACGCCCACCAGCTGATGGTTTTGACCAGGAGGAGGCTGCCGCCGACGGCGAGGGCGATCTGCGCAGGCGTGTACGGCCCGAGGGGGATCTTCCAGTCGGCGACCTTGCCCAGCACCCAGGGGTGGCGGCGAGCGGCGGTGTAGAAGCAGCTCACCCGGCTCTCGGCCGCGGTCACAGCCAGCCTCCGCCGCCGGGCGAGTGGTCACGGGAGGCTGGGAGGTCGGACTGGACGATGCCGGGGACCGCGGGTGCGCCCTTGGCTGGGTGCTTCACCTCGTCCTGGAACATGTTCGCGAGGTCGTTGCGTGAGTTGTACAGACCGAGTGCGATCACCATCAGAATCAGGGCGCCGATCCCCGCCTTGAGGCTGAACTTCTGGATCATGATGACGACCACGAGGCAGACCAGACCAGCCTGCAGGCCTTTGGTCGCCCACTCCTTGAACATGTTGATCCAGCCGTCCCCGAGGTCATTGAGCTGCCCGGCAAGGATCAGGCTGTGCGCTGTGTTCACCGGGCACCCCCGTCGTGGGCGGCCCCGGACTCCAGCGCCGCGATTTCCCACCGGCCCGAACGGGCCTTCAGTACGAGCTCGCACGCCAGCGGCCACCGACCGTCGGCATCCCGGGCTTCCACCCGGACGAGGACACGCACCGCCGTGCCGTCGGCCGGCACCGTCTCGGCGGCCGCGGCCTCCTCGACGGCCGCCACCTGCTCGACCGAGACCGCCGTATACGGGGCGGGGGAGACGGCGGTCAGCTTCACCCCCGGCGCGAGGTAGCGGCTCACCTCGCCGGCACCGGTCAGGTAGGCGGCCAGGAACTCCCCGACGGCAGAGGACAGATCACCCTCCGGGACGGTCACGCCGTACGACGACTTCGGCAACTCGGCCCGGGCCGGGGCGGCCACCACGCTGGGCGCACCGGTCACCGTGAACGAGGCGCCCGCCCGGTCGGCGGCCACCGGCACGGCGTAGTAGCGCACCGATCCGCCGGCGTACTGCGCAGCCACCGTTACCGACCACGCACCTGCTTCGCGCTGCGCACCGCCGTCACGGACTGCGGCCCCGACTGCGCAGCTGCGGCCGGATCGGGCAGGTTGACGTCCGGCGCCATCGACTGCGCAAGCCGCGCCTGCGCACTCGTCGCGTCGTCCGCGCTGCTGCGCAGCCAGACGCTGACGAACAGCTGCGCATAGCCGCCCGGGTCGGCGGAAGCCGCCGCGGTACGCACGGCGGTGGGATTGGCTGGGCTGGCCGCTTGGACCGTGGTCGGGGTGGAGGCGAGGGCGACGCACAGGGCGACGGGGCCGGCCGCGATGACGGCCCAGACCGCCACGCGCGAGAGGCGGACGCGGCGCCGCATCGCCTCCAGCCGGGCGCCGGCCGCCATCGAAGCAGCAGCCTTGCTCTGTGCGGCCTGCTTGCCAGGGGACATGGTCAAACTCCCAGGTCAGAACGGATGTTGCTGACCTTGAGGAAACCCGCCGACCCCGACCCGACCACCGACCACGAAGCCCCGACCAAGGTCACGATGGGGACACGAAGTCCATGGTCGGGCCGACCATGTGGATTCAGGGGATCGTTGCAACACGCTGTGAGTTGATCAACCCGCGAGCAGTCTGTGGAGTCGCTCAGCTGGGGTTTCCCAGTCGAGGGTCTTGCGTGGTCGGCTGTTGAGCTCGGTGGCGACGGCCTGGAGGTCCTCAGGTGTGTGCGTGGACAGGTCCGAGCCCTTGGGGAAGTACTGCCGTAGCAGGCCGTTCGTGTTCTCATTCGAGCCGCGTTGCCAGGGGCTGCCGGGGTCGCAGAAGTAGACCGGGACCTTCGTGGCCCGCCATCGCAGCCGACCAGGACACGCCCGCCTGGGACGACCGGCCACCACGGTCGACCAGCTCCGCGGCCGCGCGCACGGTGAGCGAGGCCCTGACCTACCGGGCCCTCGCTGAATGCGCCGGCTGCGGCGTGCCCGGAACCGCCCCCGGCGAGGACCTCTGCCCGGCCTGCCTCAGCTGGCCGCCCTGCCGCACCTGCCCCGGCCCCCCGGCGCGCCCATCCCGACGGCGATGGCCGCTGCACGACGTGCACCTCCGCTCTGATCGATCAACCGGAAGGACAAGGAGCAGGCCCGCAAAGCCGTCGCCATGTTCGCCAAGCAGTACAACGCGAAGTACCCCAAGGCGGTCAAGAAGATCGCGGACGATGAGGACGAGCTGCTGGCGTTCTACGACTTCCCCGCCGAGCACTGGATCCACCTGTGGACCACGAATCCCATCGAGTCGACGTTCGCCACCGTGCGGCTGCGGACCAAGGTGACCAAGGGTGCCGGCAGCCGGGCCGCCGGGCTGGCGATGGTTTTCAAGCTGGTCGAGTCCGCCCAGGCCCGCTGGCGGGCTGTGAACGCGCCCCACCTCGTCGCTCTGGTCCGTGCCGGGGCCCGCTTCGAACGTGGCCGCCTCGTCGAACGCCCCGAGACCCTCGCGGCGTGAGCAGCCTCAGCCGATTCGCAGAAGCCGGGAGGATCTCAGGCACTCGTGCGCTGTATGTGCAGGTGGCCATCGCGGTGGAAGGAGGGCGGCGCCCGGGGCAGGATGCTGTCGAAGTCGTACCGGCTCTTCTGCGCAACCCGGCACGATGCCAGGTTGTCCACCTGGTGCAGGAGTTCGAGACGCTGCAGCCCGTCGGCTTCGAAGGTGTCGAAGGCCCAGCTGGTGAGTGCCTCCAGAGCGCGGGAGCCACTCCCCGCCCGCGAGCATGCGCCGCGGTCCAGTAGCCCACCTCGGCCGCCGGTTTGCCGGAGGTGACTTCCTTGAGGACCACGTTGCCCACCAACCGTTCGCGAACTGAACCGGATTGTGCCTCAAGGACGGCGAAGCCGAACCGGTCCTCCGCTGCCCAGCCCCGCTGGTGGGCCTGCACCCACCGTGCCCCGTCAGCATCGTTGTCCACGACAGAGCTCGCCCACTGGCGCAATGCGGGATCCCGGCTCACCTCGACCAATGCGGCAACGTCCTCCATGCGCCAGGGGCGAAGAACGAGAGCGGGAGAGGCCGGCGTCGCGGCCACCTGAAGTACGACGGGGGCATTCATAAACCGATCATGTGCGGCGGCGTTTTCACCCGACGCCGGCCGCGTCCGGCCCATGCCGCCTTGCGACCGCCCCGTCATTGCTGTGTCCGGACGCGCAGAGCCTGGACGGACCAGTCGAACACTGGAGCCAGACTCTCCGGGGCCGGCCAGCCGTTGACCACTGCGAGCAGCTGGAGGTACCGCTCTCTGCGGGGGTCGTTCACGCTCTCCAGCCGAGTCACCAACCGGCGGCGAAGCTCGACGTCGTCGGGGTGGCCGAGGACGTGCGCGTAGTGCGCCGTGAACGCCGAGACGATCGGATCGGCCTGGGACGAGGCCGGGTCGATGCCAGCGGTCAGGGCCGGGCCGGCCTGGTCGCGGACGACTGCGGCAATGTCGCGGCGCGGGCCCATCGTGTCGCTTCGGGCCTGCTCGGCTGCCTGGTCCTCGGCCATCCGCCGCACGACGGCGCGGAAATCCGGGTCCAGGGACATTTCGGCCAACTCCACCCACGCCTGGATTTGCTCCGCCTCCGGGTTGTCGGGCAGCTCGGGGGTCATCGAGCGCATGACCCCCGCGAATGCGGGGGCGACGTCAAGACCGCCGAAGACGGCGTCGAGGAAATCGCCGATCAGACGTCGGCGTTCGTCCTCGGAGAGCTGGGCCAGCCGGTGCATGAGTTCCGTCTCCTCAGGTGTGGACCCGCGCTCGGCCACCGCCGTCAGCACCGCGCGCCGCAGGCGCAGGACGCGGATCTGCACTGCCAGTGCTTCGGCG is a genomic window of Streptomyces griseochromogenes containing:
- a CDS encoding TetR/AcrR family transcriptional regulator, producing the protein MATRDSTDSPRRRIVEAAVELLENGGPDAVSTRAVAAAAGMQPPAIYRLFGDKEGLLEAVAEHGYAQFLERKRAQLDPAPQDPVEELRRGWDMVVEFGVSRPELFAVMNRATGRGSDAAHRAGLEILHGRVRRLAAGGWLRVDEELAAQIIQATGQGAVTTWHSTPADRRNPALLTVLRESMVAAVTRAEPAVPAAESGTTAAARALRAALPDDADVLSDAEQRLLREWLTRLAADGGAPHA
- a CDS encoding SDR family oxidoreductase, which produces MIIVTGATGKLGRRTVERLLERVPADRVGVSVRDPRKAQDLGGRGVRVREGSFDDPASLAHSFEGAEQLLLVSLDRTGQECVSGHRAAIDAAVQAGVGRILYTSQMGAAHDARFQACRDHAQTEDLLRATGLPWTALRNGFYASSALQFLESARHTRDITLPADGPVAWTGHDDLAEATAVILAEEARFEGPTPPLTGPAALDFDTVAEIASQTTGRPFTRTVVPDDAFREQVLAHGAPAPIADLMLSIFAAARNGEFTAVDSTLAELIGREPATFRTQLERAWAE
- a CDS encoding IS481 family transposase; translation: MPHHPRGFPCPTPHARLTIHGRRLLVDRVRAGRPITHVAEEMGISRTTAHKWVRRWRAEGDPGLYDRSSRPLTTPHRTPADVENRICELRRDRKLGPARIGPILGIPSSTVHRVLTRHGLNRLHWMDRPTGQIIRRHEQSRPSELVHVDIKKLGNIPDGGGHRIMPRQQAAGNRQATTDARRGGSPVIGYSFVHTAVDDHSRLAYSEVLTDERKETAASFWQRANTFFAEHGITVERVLTDNGSCYRSRQFGQTLSAAGIVHKHTRPYRPQTNGKVERLNRTLLDEWEYVRPYSSNAERTEALADFLHTYNYHRCHTALDGQPPISRVSNPAGQYS
- a CDS encoding MerR family transcriptional regulator → MDGDTLYSIGELARRTGLTVKTIRFYSDRGIVAPTDRSPAGYRLYNIDAVARLDLVRTLRELGLDLPTIRKVVDRELSLPEVAAAHAEALAVQIRVLRLRRAVLTAVAERGSTPEETELMHRLAQLSEDERRRLIGDFLDAVFGGLDVAPAFAGVMRSMTPELPDNPEAEQIQAWVELAEMSLDPDFRAVVRRMAEDQAAEQARSDTMGPRRDIAAVVRDQAGPALTAGIDPASSQADPIVSAFTAHYAHVLGHPDDVELRRRLVTRLESVNDPRRERYLQLLAVVNGWPAPESLAPVFDWSVQALRVRTQQ
- a CDS encoding IS630 family transposase gives rise to the protein MVELSWSGQRVPAIADELRWNPRTVRRWLHRFNRLSLDGLEDLGGQGRKRRITETEGSRVIGLVKQPPPGRLTVQADGELAAADESGPPEWTLDALAAEAGRMGIEIGRSQVRRILTRIIELYTCPPEGATVVCADELGPVIPRTFPPTPGWSPDGHRIKSEVDYGRGPEKTWVYGALRVRDGHEVTMTASSRNSAFYQQFFQRVEAANPAGDIYVVTDNLSSHNSLSTRTWLEDHPRIRHVFIPVGACWLNLQEGWWRIFRKAALAGQSFAGPPEIDQATRLATAQLNTRSRPWVWGRPAPSTRVLRRRYVYSV